In a single window of the Coprothermobacter proteolyticus DSM 5265 genome:
- the pdaA gene encoding delta-lactam-biosynthetic de-N-acetylase — translation MPHTETPSEQSTGTSEETEPTESPPEETVEVSELETACPGSLDNTKYGWGMRILPNHQIPDIGAKAKELLDKYHAIFTGNTSEKVVYLTFDEGYEAGNTANILDILKGNDVKAAFFITGAFVKSEPALVKRMVDEGHIVGNHTVNHVSLPTVSYEKAADEINRLAQMYAGITNQQMKYLRPPSGEYSERSLCVTNALGYRTVFWSIAMADWVPLKGGPDEAYNTVMSRLHNGAVILLHAVSPDDIQILDKLIKDIKAQGYRFGTLDEIP, via the coding sequence GTGCCTCACACAGAGACTCCTTCAGAGCAGTCTACAGGCACTAGTGAAGAGACTGAGCCAACGGAATCGCCACCCGAGGAGACAGTGGAAGTGAGCGAGCTTGAGACAGCCTGCCCAGGTTCCTTGGATAATACAAAGTACGGATGGGGCATGAGGATACTACCCAACCACCAAATACCTGATATTGGAGCTAAGGCAAAAGAGCTGTTAGATAAATACCATGCCATTTTTACAGGCAACACCAGTGAAAAGGTGGTTTACCTCACCTTTGATGAGGGCTATGAAGCAGGTAATACAGCAAATATACTGGATATCCTTAAAGGCAATGATGTTAAAGCTGCGTTTTTTATTACAGGCGCCTTCGTAAAGAGCGAGCCTGCTTTAGTCAAGCGCATGGTAGATGAAGGGCACATCGTGGGGAACCACACGGTGAACCACGTGAGTTTGCCAACCGTGAGCTACGAGAAAGCCGCTGATGAAATAAACAGGCTTGCTCAGATGTATGCTGGGATCACAAACCAACAGATGAAATACCTTAGGCCACCTAGCGGCGAATACAGTGAAAGGTCACTATGTGTGACAAACGCTCTTGGTTACCGAACTGTTTTTTGGAGCATTGCCATGGCAGACTGGGTACCCTTAAAAGGTGGACCAGATGAAGCCTATAACACGGTTATGAGCCGCCTGCACAATGGAGCGGTTATCCTCTTGCATGCTGTATCGCCCGATGACATTCAGATACTAGATAAGCTCATTAAAGACATAAAAGCCCAAGGTTACCGTTTTGGCACCCTAGACGAGATACCGTAG
- a CDS encoding bifunctional methionine sulfoxide reductase B/A protein, producing the protein MKEAFKAVENKDFSELERKVMFEKATELPFTGEYYDFFEEGIYVCKNCGLPLYRSQDKFHSGCGWPSFDDEVPGAVLRQPDKDGVRTELVCGYCGAHLGHVFTGEGFTKKDTRHCVNSVSLKFLPKGQKPEKEQIFFAAGCFWGVEHLFKQCEGVLDTQVGFMGGHTDHPTYEEVCTGTTGHAETVRVVYDTKVDVENLIKYFFEIHDFTQVNRQGPDWGKQYRSVIFYTSEEQKQKAEKIKALLSQKYKVATSIEKASTFWPAEDYHQDHYDKTGKTPYCHYRRAIFGKDIPISLD; encoded by the coding sequence ATGAAGGAGGCTTTTAAAGCAGTGGAAAATAAAGATTTTTCCGAGTTAGAAAGAAAAGTCATGTTCGAGAAAGCCACTGAACTGCCTTTCACTGGGGAATACTACGACTTCTTTGAAGAAGGTATTTATGTGTGCAAGAACTGTGGCTTACCTTTGTACCGCTCTCAGGACAAGTTTCATTCTGGATGCGGCTGGCCAAGTTTTGACGATGAAGTACCAGGAGCAGTCTTACGCCAGCCCGACAAGGACGGAGTAAGAACGGAACTTGTATGCGGCTACTGCGGTGCGCACTTGGGACATGTATTCACAGGCGAAGGTTTTACTAAGAAAGATACGCGTCACTGTGTAAACTCAGTTTCTTTGAAGTTTCTCCCCAAAGGCCAAAAACCGGAAAAGGAACAGATATTCTTTGCAGCAGGTTGCTTCTGGGGCGTAGAACATCTTTTCAAGCAGTGCGAAGGCGTGTTAGACACACAAGTAGGTTTCATGGGCGGACACACAGACCACCCCACTTACGAGGAAGTTTGCACTGGTACTACTGGGCATGCTGAAACTGTGAGGGTGGTCTACGACACAAAAGTTGACGTGGAAAACTTAATCAAGTATTTCTTTGAAATACACGATTTTACACAAGTTAATAGGCAAGGTCCAGACTGGGGTAAGCAATACCGCAGTGTGATTTTCTACACCAGTGAAGAACAAAAACAAAAAGCAGAAAAAATAAAAGCATTACTTTCCCAAAAGTATAAGGTAGCTACCAGCATAGAGAAGGCGTCCACTTTTTGGCCAGCCGAGGATTACCACCAAGACCACTACGACAAGACAGGTAAGACCCCTTACTGCCACTACAGAAGAGCAATTTTCGGCAAAGACATTCCCATTTCTTTGGATTAA
- a CDS encoding tryptophanase: MRMPEPYRIKMVEPIRLLAREERERKLNEAGLNVFSLKAEDVFIDLLTDSGTNAMSDNQWAGLMLGDESYAGCKNFYHLQDTAQGIFGYKYIVPTHQGRGAENLLFSILVKPGQYVLGNVHFDTTEAHITLKGGKPVNLVIDEAYDTSTYHPFKGNIDLQKLENFIKEHGTDSIAFMLITVTCNTVGGQPVSMENIKQVSEICRRYGIRVFIDAARFAENAYFIKTREEGYQDKSIPEIVREMFSYADGFTFSAKKDALVNIGGMIGIKDDEELYMRLRELVIVYEGFPTYGGLAGRDLEAMSRGLREVLSFDYLQSRISQVQYLGQLLSEAGIPIQTPVGGHAVFVDAGKMLPHLPWDSFPGVALTAELYLEGGVRAVEIGSLLMGRQAPTELVRLTIPRRVYTDNHMAYVAECLSNINKRRDQVRGVKITYEPPVLRHFLARFEWA, from the coding sequence ATGCGCATGCCAGAGCCTTATCGAATCAAAATGGTGGAACCCATACGCCTTCTTGCGAGGGAAGAAAGGGAAAGAAAACTAAATGAAGCAGGATTGAATGTGTTTTCTTTGAAAGCCGAAGATGTTTTCATTGACTTGCTCACCGATAGTGGCACTAATGCCATGAGCGATAACCAATGGGCCGGGCTCATGCTGGGTGATGAGTCATACGCAGGATGCAAAAACTTTTACCACCTGCAGGACACAGCTCAAGGAATTTTCGGCTACAAGTACATTGTGCCTACCCACCAAGGCAGGGGCGCAGAAAACCTGCTGTTTAGCATCCTTGTAAAACCGGGGCAATATGTGCTTGGAAATGTGCATTTTGACACCACCGAAGCTCATATAACCCTGAAGGGTGGTAAACCCGTTAACTTGGTTATTGACGAGGCTTATGATACCTCAACCTACCATCCATTCAAAGGAAACATTGATCTCCAGAAACTTGAGAATTTCATAAAAGAACATGGCACAGACAGTATTGCTTTCATGCTCATCACTGTCACATGCAACACCGTGGGTGGACAACCCGTGTCCATGGAGAACATAAAACAAGTGTCAGAAATATGCAGACGTTATGGCATAAGAGTTTTCATCGACGCTGCGCGTTTTGCAGAAAACGCCTACTTCATAAAGACCCGTGAAGAAGGCTACCAGGATAAGAGCATACCAGAAATCGTGCGAGAAATGTTCAGTTACGCCGATGGTTTCACCTTCAGTGCCAAGAAGGATGCTTTGGTGAACATTGGAGGCATGATCGGCATTAAAGATGATGAAGAACTTTACATGAGACTTCGCGAATTAGTCATCGTCTATGAAGGTTTTCCCACCTACGGCGGATTGGCAGGCAGAGATTTGGAAGCTATGTCCAGAGGGCTCAGGGAAGTACTCAGCTTTGACTACCTACAGTCCCGCATCAGCCAAGTGCAGTATTTGGGTCAACTGCTCTCCGAAGCTGGCATTCCCATCCAAACACCCGTAGGTGGGCATGCCGTGTTCGTGGATGCAGGTAAAATGCTCCCACATTTGCCATGGGACAGTTTTCCCGGTGTTGCCCTAACAGCAGAACTGTATTTGGAAGGTGGTGTGCGTGCAGTGGAAATTGGAAGCCTGCTCATGGGCAGGCAAGCGCCAACTGAACTGGTGCGGCTTACCATACCACGCCGCGTTTACACCGACAATCACATGGCATATGTGGCAGAATGCCTTAGTAACATAAACAAACGCCGTGACCAAGTACGCGGAGTAAAAATCACCTACGAGCCACCCGTCCTAAGACATTTCTTAGCCCGCTTTGAGTGGGCTTAA